CAGGCTCCCCCGTGCTCCGGAGGTAAACCCCGATCAGAACCAAAGCACAGTGCAGACCTGAAGGAGACAGGTGCCCCTCCTCCAGCAACTCCTCTCGGCCCTCTATGTACTGGCTCGTGGcatctttaattaaaaaacaacagagatcAGCTCTCACTGAGGTCTGAGATAAGATGTTCAGCTCTGCTCTCAGATAAATTACACTGCGACAGCATGGAGGAAAAATGCCGAGCCTTTCACCTATGGGGTCGATCCAGATGCCGAGCTCAGAGGGGCTGAGGGGCACCGTCAGACCGTCTGTGCTGGCGTCGACGGTGGCCGGGTCTTGGTGGATGGCTCGAGCCAGCAGAGACGCCGCCGTCCGGTCGCCGTCCAGCACCGTGGCCAGCAGCGCCGCGGTCTCCTCCTCCGTACCGCAAACTGTGACTGTCACACTCTCTCCTGTTGACATGCAGAGTCAGTGAGGCTTCGTTTGATTACTTTACTACAATGACAGCGTAGTGATGTGCAGCGTGCTGAAACAGAGAAGTGACACACTAATGTTCTTGTTATTTTCCATGAAAGATGACTCAATCACAGTGAGGCTCAAGTGCCGATCATTAGGTCGACGGTATTTTTTAGCCCTTCTAGCATTTAGTCTTCCACAACGAAGGTGAAGTGATTACTATTATAAACCTCCCTTCTCACACAAAGAGAGCCTGAAACCGACCAGTGCTCCTTAGCGGGAACAATTTTCTGTGTCAATTATTAATTTGATCAAACACGACTTAGGAATATGCACCATGTGACTGCAGTATCAACAAGAACTAgaataactggtttatttaaagtacattaatcagtaaacattttgataatcgaCTAATTGTAGAAACtttacaagcaaaaatgccaaatattctcaggttccagcttctcaaatgtcaggAACTGATGCTCTTTTGTGTCTTATGTTAGGTTGAGCTTTGggaaatttgccttttttttcactgtttcctgaAGTTTTATAGCCCAAACACTTAATCgattaaacaagaaaatactcgataatgaaataatctttagttgtaACATTAAAGTCCACTAATTTAAACACAAGGTAAACCAGAGGCAAACCATTCTACAAGATTAGCTGATAATGCAGGACCTGCCTTTGTTGACACTGTACTTTAGCAGTGCAAGTTCTCATAGTTGAAAATCAATCAAATAGCAGACACCAAGTGACATGTAGAGTAGTGACTCTGCGACATCTGGGGGCCCAGGCCAGACTTCCATCTTACATTCCTAGTaatgttcaaagaaaaaataaggttGACGAACTGGTTAAGCTGCAAATCTGAATGTCAGCGTTTGCAGAAAACTGTTGCGGGAGTACAGGGATTCGGTGCTAGACTGCATGACCCTGACTGACCCCAAACACGTGCTTCATACAAGTGGTGGATTCAGCCGAAAAGGACCAAGTGCACGACTCGAATATCTGGCCCCAAACTAGTGACTGGTTGCGCAAATGACTGATGTCACCTTTAGGTTGAAGTGTGCTTTAACCTTAAAGCTATTAACATCCACAGTAAGCAGAGTACAAGAGCACGTAGTGTGTTATGTGTAATGTCGCGTAATTACCGAGCCCATTTTCAAACTTATTGGACTCCTCTCCATGAATGAAGCCAGCCATTTCAGGGAACTGCACAAAAGAACAGACGGGACATAattaaaatgcaacacaaagtCCACTTTGAGTACATTTATACAGCCGGTACTTATACAATGATGTCTCCCACCTGAGCACCAACATCATGTCGGATCATCTCCTGGATCACCACGTCAGCGAGCGTCTTGAAGTCCTGGACAAACTTCTTGTTCTTGTCTTCTCCGGTCTTCTCCTGCACGAGGAGCTGAAAGAGGGGGGCCTCCTGCCTGCAGACCCGAGCCACGTTCGCCGCTTTCTCAGCCACCcgcagcagcagcctgagcaGATCAGCCATGCCTGAACGGAAGAGAGGCAGGAAGGGGTTTAGTCAACACAGAGATGGaaactgtgcgtgtgtgtgtgagagagagagagagagaggagatgagacaGGTCGCACTTACACATACTGAGTTAATAATAGcctcaaaatgaaaacagggcATTTCTGAAAAAAGACAAGTGGGTGGGGCGGTGGTGGGTTCAGGTCTTTGCATGTGAACAACACAGCGTCTCTGCAGAAGTCAAATGCCTGATGACTCACAATCCTCTCcaaaaaacactgcaataaCACCGGTTTCCCAATAATTATTTAGAAAGTTTGCAAAACTTTATAACAAAGCTGTGTATCAAATAGTGACTTCgtgacttagaaaaaaaaaaaaaacaccaaaaagcaAGATCAGGTGTGTAGAAAGAGACCACTGAGTGCTACCCACACACTGTTCAGTGCTGAGTTATGTCAGAGGCGTGTCACACTATCTATATCATCCCTGGGGATGTAAAGACAGTCCTCCATGAAACCTAAATAATGTCATTCGAGTTGTTTTGACTTGCAACTGTAGTAAACTTTACTCCAGCCGGCTACACTACTGCTCCTGACGTCCCAGGGGACATGGTTAAAAATGTTTAGCTAAGCGTTTATGAGGATAAGATAACGTTGCGAAGGAATTTAAAACGTCacaggggagaaagaaaagaaaagaaaaaaaaaacccactacggtgaaatgactgaaaccTTACCAAAGACTGCTTAATTTCCTCTCGTCTGTACCTCTCGgttgctgtgtttttcctgtccGCTCTAAAAGTCACCAAACGCGGGTAATTTAGTGTAGCCGGAACGAGGCAGGGGGTATAGTTTCAGTAAAGCAGTGCGGACAAGGCTCTTAATTGACACTGGGCTCCGGCTGCTCCGGTTTCTTTACGTCAGTGCGAGTTTCGTGTCGAAAGGAAGGGCGGACGGTCTTCTCGCATCTAGGCCGACAGGCGCAGGGTCCGGACGCCAGCGCAGCCGGAGCGTAGCCGCGGCGAGCACGGCGTGCTTCACAAGGCGCCGACAACCGGAAGGGGAGCCGCGGTGCGTTCCCGTGCAAATTGGAACTTCAAGTTTCCCAGGTTGGAAATTTAATCCGTCACACTTtattgaacagaaaaaaagaaaaaacaaaaaacaaaaaagaaaaaacaaaaatggcaggTTAACCATGTTtcattactaaaataaaaagtacataaattgtaaatattaaaatatgaaatattaaaaaaaaatggattaacAGGAATTGGgcttcaatttaaaataaagcataGTACATTCGAGTTCcattaatacaaattaaatttgttatAATCATGGGTGGGATTTTCATAAATACAACTTTGTGTATGTGATATTTTGCCATTATGAGAATTATGTTAATCATcatattttctagtttttttttttcttaaccagGCCCTACATCACATCACGCCCATGGATTTTTAGCTGGGATTTTTCATGGATTGTAAACCCATTTAAGCATAATGCATTGTTACGCCTTCACATGCACTATAGGGCAGTGGTACCCAACCTGGGGGCCAGAACCCCAACAAGGGGCTTTGGTTGGGAACTGCTGCTCTCTCTGGTAAATGAGACTACTGTTTTGGTGGCTGACGTTTTTTGTTGTGGCTTGTCTAATTGACATTTGAAGGCTGGTATTGAGAGAGCATCCTGCCTACCACAGCTCAGAAAAACCCATCCCCAGCATCTCTTCCTGTAAAACTGTagaccacaaacacactgctgagTGCTTTTAGCAATTTTAGAGGAATATTACAGAAGCTATACATCCTCTGTAATAAATAATGTCAGTTCACTTGTTTTGCATGGGCTTGGACAAGTGCAATTGTTTTACAGCtaacggggaaaaaaaatcatatttgcaGCTTACATTTGTATGAGCATGTGTAACTTCAGTGTCATTTACAGAGTGGGAACTTTGAGTGTACAGTTTAACacaatttcttccttttttccttacCTTTTGATATAATTactgcacttaaaaaaaaaaactttttccaaattttttctACAACTAtaattttttacacattcacaaactTTAATTTCTCCTCCAGATTTGTTTCATAGGTTTATCAAAGGGTGACATACAACCATAGGCTTTTCAATTTTTCCTGAACATTATTACACCTGCTTAGATATTACTGACCCTTAACTGAGCCCATAGAAGTATTGTTGAGGAAAATGCAGCAGATGCAAAAATTGGATTCTGAaggcattttgcattttttttccagccactTTTTTCGCATTTCAGTGACCTATATCCATAGTTGTTATTGATAACAAACTGTACACTGAGTATACTAGACAGTACCTGGAATCAAACTAAAGGGCtagaaacacatacatgaacagACAGTAAGAGGCATGGGTAAAACATCCTTTACTCAGTTCATATTcaggcttacacacacacacacacacgcacacaaggtGAAATGGAGAAACTTGATCAGAgtcaaatgtcacattttaagaGTAAATGGTTCTTTGTCCAATCTGTGACCACTAATATCCATTACTTGTACATTACATAACCCATGGAAGATGTAAGTGGGAGTGGTTAATCAATACAGTTTAGTGTCCACAGTAAACAGGGTGAGGCAGTCAACACACTGCTGAATACCCCATCAGTCGCACTTAGGATCCTGACAAGACAGAGGAGTTTCTTCAGATGGAGGTAAGAAAGACTAAATGGTTGAGGTACTTAAACAGTTTATGTTCATACATTTGAAAACTATTTCTAGTTGATAATATGACAGCTTAGTAATGCCTAtgttacaatatattttatgtacaaaaacatacagaaaaataaccATCTCTATTTTAACATCCTTGTGTTTTGGGAACTGATTTAAACTGATTGTTGCAGGTCTCAAAGGAGAATATGTCAGAACTGGAGAATGGCATGGTCACTATTATCCGAGTTTTCCACAAATACTCGGGTCACAAGTGCAAGCTGAAGAAAGCTGAGCTTAAAGCGCTCATCAACAATGAGATGAGTCTTTTCATAATGGTAAGTTATGGAGGGATAAAATATTGCATGTTTTTGATGGCACTTTATAAAAATCCTCTTAATAACTCATGACGACAACTTAAAGATGATGGACTCTTAATAAGCATGTGCCTTTTTCATGTCTACTTTGAGAACACAGTGTGCCACAattaaaatgtctgtctgtaaaTTATATACTTGGGTATGTTGACAAAAACTGTACTGGTACTCTGGAGATATTGATGTTGGGTGGTCCATCTGTCGGTCATCAGTCTACAGTAAAATATCATGACAGCTCTGCAATGATTTGACTTGAAATCTGGCACGTAGTGTGGCCACATTTACTTCCATTAATTTTTCTGCTGAACAGAAAATCCAAGAGAACGAAACTCTGGATGAGCTTTTTGCGGACCTCGATCAGAACAGAGACCTGGAGATCGACTTCAAAGAGTTCATCGCCCTCATCGCCATGGTCACCTCAGCATGCCATGAACTCTTCATCCCAAATCAACATAATAAGTAGTTAGCACGTATGCCGAttactcattaaaaaaatgaggaaCACAGGAACAGAGTGTTTGAATTTTTTACGTGGGGCTGAATGATTAGTGCACATCAACAGTGTGATTTGATTTTGACCAACTTGGATGGCAGATCATTGTTACATCTTTCGTTCGTTGTTATGAAAGGTTTGTTGTATTaagtcaaatgtaaaaatgatgacGACACACGGGGAACCATACATTTGCTGCAACAGGGTAACAGTGTGACTGACGTGAGGCATCTCTGAACAACAGTTCCACTCGGGCCAACGGCACCTTTTGGCAAGACAAGTAAGACTCTTAATATAAGCTGCTCATAATAAGTTCTATCTCAGAAGTCCACTTCACCACAGATTCACCGTCTCAGACTGTTTCCCAAAAATTCCAGGATCTTCTTCCAGGCATCCTCCTGGGCAGCAGCGTGGGGCACGAGATGACCTCCCCACAGAGTGATGACTTCAAAACacaataatgattaaaaaaaaagtcagaattacAGTTATCATGACTTTCCATTACATCTCCTACTTAATATTATAATCACGGGTCTgacagttaaaatgaaatgacGACAACTGTAAAATAAGATCtagctgaatgaaaaatgcaGCTCTGGGATAGTGCTCACGTTTTTGTGGTTTAACACTCCATAGGGACATTCTTGAATTTGGTGTGTAAGGCGGCTCAATCAGGTGACCTGCGCCCGGGTAGGACAAACAAGTGAACAGCTGCGATTTATCTACAGCCCTCAGGGTCTCCTCGATCTGATGGCAAATAAATCAGTGCTATAAAAATAACAGACTTACCCAATTAattcttcaaaaaaacaaacaaacaaacaaacaaaaatctaccaGGGTTGCGTTCTCCATGCTTGAAGCACTCAGGTCATCT
This genomic interval from Xiphias gladius isolate SHS-SW01 ecotype Sanya breed wild chromosome 21, ASM1685928v1, whole genome shotgun sequence contains the following:
- the LOC120807210 gene encoding protein S100-B-like translates to MEVSKENMSELENGMVTIIRVFHKYSGHKCKLKKAELKALINNEMSLFIMKIQENETLDELFADLDQNRDLEIDFKEFIALIAMVTSACHELFIPNQHNK